The genomic stretch ATCCATCTTAAAATTGAGCACACTCTTTAGAGCACGCGCGGCAAGGggattatacactgttgtcgacggtggacacccggtttacaccaaaaaaaaaattaatcccATGTCTGCATATGTTagtatttaattcattttaagactTAAGAGAGATACTCCGTTTTAAATAAGACTTACCGATTATTCTAAACTTAATTCCTTAAATTATTTCAAAATCTTTCCTTTATTAATCCCACTTCATAGAAAAAGCACACTACCCCATTTTCCCATCATGTAATAAAATATCAAAAAAATACAAATAAAGTTGCTAACTTTCATTAATTTTGCACCTACTTTTAAAGTTTTGTCATTGAAGTGATGTTTAAGCTAATTAAGACAAAAAATTGAGCATAATTTTAAAACCCCAGAAAAAAATGTACACAAAAAATGTcaaatttatttactttttggTAATTTTATGTTATTTGAGCTTATTTTCAGTAACTTGTTTTACACCAGTTGATAATTACCTTATAGATTGTGGTTCAAATAATAATACAGTAATTGATAATCGTGTTTTTGTGGGTGATTTAACTAAACCAGGTTTTGTTACTGTTAATTCTGCTACTAATCCATCATTAATTACTGTTTTTGACAGTAACCCACCTGAGAATTTACCCCCAATTTACTATACTGCTAGGGTTTTTACAGGTGGGCCCACTACATATGTGTTCAACATCAAGAACATTGCAGGGATTCATTTGGTACGTCTGCATTTTAGGCCTTTTAATTATCAGAGTTATAATCTTAGTACTGCAGTTTTTGGTGTTACTGTAAATGGGTATTTACTGTTTCAAGGATTTACTGTTGGTTCTTTACTGTTGAGGGAGTTTATACTGAGGGTAAATACTAAAAAGCTTCAGATTGTTTTTACCCCTGAGAATGaaaacagttttggttttgttaATGCTATTGAGGTTATTTCAGCTCCTGATAGCTTATTTATTGATGTTGGTGTGCCTTTGTTTGGTTCTGATGGCGGAATTTTAAGGTATGTGAATGTCACATCAGAAATATTAGAGACTGTTTATAGGGTTAATGTGGGTGGTTCAAAGATTACCCCTTTTAATGATACGCTTTGGAGAACTTGGATTCCTGATTACCAGTATTTGGCTTTGAAATCGGCTGCTAAAAGGGTTAATACACCGAATCCTCCTAACTATAGACCTGGTGGTGCTACTAAGGAAGTAGCGCCGGATAGTGTTTACATGTCTGCACAAGAGATGAATAAGGAGAATGTGACGGAGTTGGCTGAGTTTAACATAACATGGAACTTTCCTGTGGTTGATCATGTTCTGTATTTTGTGAGGTTGCATTTTTGTGATATTGTTAGTCATGCTCTTAATGAGCTCTTCTTTGATGTGTACATTAACGGGATGATAGCGAAACCTGATGTTGATTTGTCGTTGCTTACCATCCATAAGCTTGCATCCCCTTATTATATGGATTTTGCTGTGGGGATGCAGCATTCAGGGCCGATTCAGATCAGTGTAGGTCCTTCTGTATTGAGTAGTAGTTCGATGAAAAACGCTATCTTGAATGGAGTAGAGATTATGAAGATATTGAATAGTAAGCCTGGAGGTTCGGGTAATACCAGGCGAAATCATGTGTTGGTTGTCTTGAGTTCAGTCGTTGGGGGTGTTATTCTTTTCGGTTTTAttatttttgccatttttgtTGCTTTCAAATGCAAGAAGAATACGAAGTCTGTTGAAAGTGTCGGGTGGATCCCCTTGCGTGCAATCACAGGAAGTGCCAACAGTAGGGGGACTGATACCAGCAATTCTCCACATGGGACGGGATATGGAGTGTTGAAGATCCCTTTTGAGGAAGTACAATTTGCGACAAATAATTTTGATAGAAGTTTGATTATTGGTTCTGGTGGATTCGGAATGGTATACAAAGGGGTTCTTAGAAATGGGACTACGGTGGCTGTGAAACGTGCCATGCCGGGATCTAGGCAAGGTCTTCCCGAGTTCCAAGCTGAAATATCCATTTTATCGAAAATAAGACATCGTCACCTAGTCTCAATGGTAGGCTATTGTGAGGACCAGTCGGAAATGATCCTAGCCTATGAATACATGGAAAAGGGCCCATTGAAGAAACACCTATATGGTGGCGCATTCCCGCCATTATCTTGGAAGCAAAGGCTGGATATTTGTATTGGCTCAGCTAGAGGCCTTCATTACTTGCATACAGGCTTCACCCAGGGAATCATTCACCGAGACGTGAAATCCACCAACATACTACTTGATGATAGTTATGTTGCCAAAGTGGCTGATTTTGGTCTGTCAAGATCCGGGCCGCTCATTGATCAGACCCATGTAAGCACAGGTGTAAAGGGTAGTTTCGGTTATCTGGACCCAGAATACTTCCGAAGGCAGCAGCTTACTGATAAATCCGATGTGTATTCATTTGGGGTTGTTTTGCTCGAGGTTCTTTGCGCTAGACCGGCCGTGGACCCCTTACTTGCTCGGGAACAAGTCAATTTAGCTGAATGGGCATTGGAGTTTCAAAAGGCAGGTCATCTCGAGGATATTATTGACCCCCATCTCAGGGATGAAATAAAGCCAGCATCTTTGAAGAAATTCGGAGACACAGCACAAAAATGCTTATCAGAATATGGTGTGGATAGACCGACTATAGGCGACGTTCTGTGGAACTTGGAGTATGCATTGCAACTCCAAGAGGGTCAAATTATGTCCGACAGAAATGATTCGATCAACACAATGACGACAGAGCAGTCAACCACAAGTGTTGTTGTTCCTGGTGATGCGATCAATATTAGTGCAGTTGCAGACACAAGTGATGAGAATTTAGGAAGATCAACAAGTGAGCTTTTCTCTCAGTTGATAACCCGTAAAGGCAGGTAGTTTATTAGCTCGAAAATGTACATTACAGTTCACTTTATAAGACCTGGAAGTTCTTCAGGTTGTAAGTTATAGGTGAAAGAATCTCAAATTTCATTTACTCATTTTGTTCCTTTACAACTGTACTACTTTTAGATTCTAATTGATAATACAACTGTTCAGTTGATCTTTAAGTCTTTTAACCATCCTTCCTTAAAAACATCATATATGGCTGATCGCCATACAAGTTTACCtgacttttgtattatgtttcacttcccttttgtttttcaatttttattttctattttttcgcaTTTTTAGATGTGCATTCACCCCTGGACGGTTCTAAagaatgattcatgtcagccgaccccaaatcattttgggattaaggctctgatgttgttgttgttgttgtatggcTAATCGCCAGTAAATGTAATTGATCGTGCTTTTTTTATGTATGTATTGGTACTCCCATAATAATTCAAACCAAGAGTGGTCTCCGTCAAGGTGATCCTTTATCACATTTTCTATTCACACTGTGTACCGAAGTTCTGTCTCAAATGATGTGTGACGCCCAACTGCCCAAGAAAGGAGACTCCTGAACGGTATTAAAATTTATAGGAGGGCACCTGCTATTTCTATATTTTTTTTGCAGATGATTCGATTTTCTTTTTGGAAGCTAATCCCGTCTCCTGTCGAGCTTTGAAAATATATTGAGATCAAAGCATCTGCTGGTTGGATCATTATTAATGATTGTGGCATTAGGATTCATTCTAGGCAGTAAGCTTCTTGACGAAAACAGTACTTCAAGCAGAAGCTACTGCACTCGAAGATGCCATCTCTCATGCTTTTTCCCTGGGATTCAGACACATTGATGCAACTACAGACTGAATGAATCCGGTCTTTCAAGTTAATGGCATTGGAGATTTAGCTCAGGAGGCGAAGACCATTATTCTGAACATTGGTCGTCACTCGTCACATCCATTTGTGCCACTGTTTTGCTCAGTCACTGAGTCACTGTCCTATTAGTCTTAACAGGATCGCGCATAATATAGCCAAAAACGCTACAAAAAAACATACATCAATAATAAGAGTTACGAACCTTATCGTGAGAGACTGAGTAAGAATATCTTTTCTGATTGGCTGTATttgtaaattgtaattttgacaTTTTGTAGTGTGACTGTTAAAGACTCCGTTAATAATTATTGGATTTCAATCTTGAACAACAATAGCGTCTGTAGTCCAACGGTTAGGATAATTGCCTTCCAAGCAATAGACCCGGGTTCGACTCCCGGCAGACGCATTTTTATTTTATAAGTACTGTACTACAATTATTTGGCTGTtgagttttttttcttttttttttttttaaatctctcTTTATGATTTCTGACTTATATTTTATTCTAAGAAAGTAGGTGCACAATTCTTTGTCGGAAGTTTAGGTTTGACCGTCCATGAATATTGTTAAAAAATTAACCACTGGCATTATATAAAAATTCATATACTATAAAATATTAAAGTAAAGAGGCCTTAAAACAACGTGCTTAATTAGTACATATCTTGGACCACAGTGACCTCGCAACAATAACAACGGGATACATCATACATAGGAGAGCATCTTCCCATAGGAGATAAATAGAAAATAGCAAAAGTTACAACAAAGCGGTGAgatatcacaaattcttattataaacggacactatccgtctatacgtataggcggataccatttcccctcacaaaatattcatttgccataaagtggaaagcacatggggtgtGCCCCACCTtgcccccctacccattttattagaggtctttacccgtctattCGCcacacccgtctataccaagacctattagtgagatactccctcccattcaaaatAAACctctctatttcctttttcggttattcacaataacctccctattttcttttttggtaagtgtttgtgtggtccaaatttaattgtatggtggggtagtgtatttgtgtggtccaaatttaattatatggtggggtagtatctttccttaatttttgtgccaaaatgaaatgagaggtttattgtgaatgggagggagtatatacttATTCATCCATTACCCCTAAAAAAATGTTTGTAAATGATCGTTTGTTAATCAAATATGATCAAGTGACAAATGAATCCTCCCTCCGTTctttttaataaattgtttttgaaattACACAaggtaatataaaaataaaaagtaaaaaaaCATTTCCACCAATCCAAAAGTTAAAATTTTATCCTTTCTTGAGTAACAATGTTTAAAAACATAATGAGAATGTAATATGaaaaaaatgtaaaataataCTTCCTCCGTCGCAGTCAAtggttgtcctttggttttggcacaaagaccaagaaaagaggaagggacaaattataaaatgacaagtggaataaattgagtgtgagtgatcaaattgctcatcaaattcattcttaaaataaaaagggtaataaatgactgagacaccccaatatagaaaaggacaacaaatgaccgggacagagggagtatataactttctttttttttgttacttTTTCTAAAATGACTTTAGAATGTAAAATACTCCtatttttctgttttcttctcATTTCTCTAATATCTAGTATATGTGAGGAATATTCTAATGAAATGGTAAGAAAAcagaaaaatagagggagtaataCTCCGTATCGTATTATTCCGTATACTAAAGTTGACTAGTGTGAGTGGTAAGGTCtatcatctcttaaacaagtggtcatgAATTCGATATGAGTTAATCTAGAGGTGTTAACGAGCTCGAGCTTGGCTTTGCTCGACTTGTGCTCATAAAGTaaaactcgagctcgagccgatctagaacttacccgagcttgaaaaaagtgtgctcgttatcaagcttgcgagctttaactCGAGCTCAAGCCAAActcgagcctatatataattattgaattttcgttttttttttctcttgatattttcaataacaaggctcgAATGTTTCATATacaaatattagaaaccaatgagACATTTTTGATGtgtgatacaaatatataatcatgacaaaatatttttataaaatatgagtttATATCTTATCTAAttacacaagttcgagccgctcacGAGCTTTTTGAACCGAGCAAACATTAACTCGGATTGACTCGTTAAACTTTCGAGCCAAGCTTATACCAAGCTCGAATTACTCGCGAGCTGTCTCATCTCATTACCACCCCTAAGTCGGTAGAAAATACTCATACTCATTGAAAAATAAAAATCGTATTATTCCGTATAAATTTACAATCGGTTTCACGAGAGACGTTCACAAATATCTCCTTTCTCCTTGTTGTCTTGATTATCTTCATTTCCTATCCCCACAAAATTTACTGCAAATCATTCACTCAATCACCATTCACCACAAACCTCAGCTACACACTAAACCTACGACAGAACTAACTGTCACTTTTTTGGTacatttttagagagataaactgTCACTAATTAGGGTTTTCATAAATCTCGATAAATTGATTTTGTTACAAGACAATTTAGGGATTTCAAGACTCAAGAGTAGATAAATAATTATGACGGATGTAATACTACACATATATGATGTTACAAATAGTGGTTCTGAAAAGACGAACAATACGATTACCAACATCAATAAGTTCTTCAAAGATGGTATTGGTTTAGGTGGTATCTT from Silene latifolia isolate original U9 population chromosome 5, ASM4854445v1, whole genome shotgun sequence encodes the following:
- the LOC141656642 gene encoding putative receptor-like protein kinase At5g24010; this encodes MYTKNVKFIYFLVILCYLSLFSVTCFTPVDNYLIDCGSNNNTVIDNRVFVGDLTKPGFVTVNSATNPSLITVFDSNPPENLPPIYYTARVFTGGPTTYVFNIKNIAGIHLVRLHFRPFNYQSYNLSTAVFGVTVNGYLLFQGFTVGSLLLREFILRVNTKKLQIVFTPENENSFGFVNAIEVISAPDSLFIDVGVPLFGSDGGILRYVNVTSEILETVYRVNVGGSKITPFNDTLWRTWIPDYQYLALKSAAKRVNTPNPPNYRPGGATKEVAPDSVYMSAQEMNKENVTELAEFNITWNFPVVDHVLYFVRLHFCDIVSHALNELFFDVYINGMIAKPDVDLSLLTIHKLASPYYMDFAVGMQHSGPIQISVGPSVLSSSSMKNAILNGVEIMKILNSKPGGSGNTRRNHVLVVLSSVVGGVILFGFIIFAIFVAFKCKKNTKSVESVGWIPLRAITGSANSRGTDTSNSPHGTGYGVLKIPFEEVQFATNNFDRSLIIGSGGFGMVYKGVLRNGTTVAVKRAMPGSRQGLPEFQAEISILSKIRHRHLVSMVGYCEDQSEMILAYEYMEKGPLKKHLYGGAFPPLSWKQRLDICIGSARGLHYLHTGFTQGIIHRDVKSTNILLDDSYVAKVADFGLSRSGPLIDQTHVSTGVKGSFGYLDPEYFRRQQLTDKSDVYSFGVVLLEVLCARPAVDPLLAREQVNLAEWALEFQKAGHLEDIIDPHLRDEIKPASLKKFGDTAQKCLSEYGVDRPTIGDVLWNLEYALQLQEGQIMSDRNDSINTMTTEQSTTSVVVPGDAINISAVADTSDENLGRSTSELFSQLITRKGR